The genomic segment CGTCGCGTTGAACAGCGCCAGATACACGCGAGAGCCAACATTGCCCACGgagcgctcctcctcggcggacATGTCGTCCTTCTTTGCGCCGGGGGGACCCTTGGGCTTCTCCTCAGCCATCGGCTTGCGACCGTCCACCGACTTACGACCGTCCACCGACTTACGACCGGCATCCATGGACTTGCGACCGTCGGTAGATGCCCTcttgccgtcggcgtcctcgccctcgtcctctATGCCGTGTGCAGCCATCAAGTTGGCGAAATCAAGCCCCTTGCGCATGAGCTCGTCGTAGGTACCAATCTCCGCAACCTTGCCCTCCTCCAGCACCACGATCTTGTCAGCCTTGGGAAGATACTGCAGCGCGTTGGTAACCAGCAGCCTTGTGCTCTTGCGGAGCACCCCGGACGCTCCGAGGACCTGCTCGAAGAGCGCGGCTCCGACGTGGTTATCCACGGCGGAGAGcgggtcgtcgaggaggtagacatccgcggcggcgtaaaCGGCCCTGGCGATGGACACGCGCTGCTTCTGCCCGCCGGAGAGGGTCACGCCCCGTTCGCCAATCATGGTCatatcgcgcgcggggagaaTCTCCAGGTCGGCCTCGAGCTGGGAGACACAGAGACACTTTCGGTACTTTTCCTCGTCGTACGGCTGGCCGAAGAGGATGTTATCCTTGACGGTGGAGTTGAGGATCCAAGCCTGCTGGGCGACGtacgcgacgcgcccgctcACTTTCATGTCGCCCGTGGTCTGCGGAACGAACTTATTGAGCGCGGAGAGCAGCGTTGACTTGCCGCAGCCTACCCTTCCGATGACCATGGTGAGCGAGCCCGGagcgaggtcgaggtcgacgccggtCAACTCAAACGGGGGTTGCTCGGGTTCCTCCGCGGGaacctccacggcgtcgggagcgtcgtcgcccttcttctcctcctcctcctcctccttcttcttctcctcctccttctttgCCTTGACGCCCTTGCCGGGGGGTCCCTTCTTGGGCTCCTCGGGCTTTTTCTGCACCGCGGGCCACTTGAagtcacccgcggcgactcgGACGCGGCCGGGCTCCGACATGTCCGGCTCAACCTTCTCGTTCTCATCCTGGAGCAAAAAGGCCCCGAGACGCTGCACGGCGCTCAGCGCGTTGAGCAAGTTGGTGAGCAAGAACGGGACGAGGATGAGTGGGAAGCGGAGCATGTTGAACAGTGCGAGGGCGGTGTACGCGGTGGATGCCGTGAGCGTGTTGCCCGCGAGTGAGTAGGACCCGAGCGAGCACACCGCGATGAACACCGGTGTTGAGAAGAGCGCAACGCCGAAGAGGGCGCCGACCTTCTGAGATGCCCAGATGAGCTTGACCTCTTTGTTCCTGATCTCCTGAGCGCGTTCCTTGAAGGACTTCTCCCAGGCGTAGTACTTGATGACGCGCATGCCGTTGATGACCTCGCTGAGGATGTTGATGCGACCCTCCGCGGTTTTGAGCAGCTTGAGGCGGATGGAGAACAGCGTCTTGGCCACCATGAACGtaaacggcgcggcgacgatgatgcACAGGAAGCCGATGAATGTGGACCACTGGATGACGTCGTAGAGcatggcgaacgcggcgatgatgaaAATCGGCGCGCCCCAGATGTTGTGCAAGAGCTGGAACACGTCTTGCAGTTTGTTGACGTCGTTTGACATCAGGGTGACGATCTTTCCGGTGGTCTCCTCCTGCAGGCCCAGGGGTGAGAGCCTGAGAACCTTGCGATACAGCGCGCACATCAGGCGGTTGCGCACGCGGACTCCCAGGCGCTGCATCGTGTAATCCTGCTGCGCCTGGCACAGGTTCTGCACCACGCCCGCCAGCGTGAGGAACATGGCGTAGTAGTACAGATCTTGGTTGGAAGGgcagctcgcgccgcccgccgctctacactccagcgcctcgacgatgaGACGGAGGAGCACGGGCCCGCTGAACAGGGTCGCCTGAGCGATGACGTAGAGGATACCGGTGTAAATGAGCGTGGGGCCGCTGCCCACGAGGCACGCGCGGACCAGCGAGGGCTTGTCcggtcgcctccttcgcTCCTCCGCCCAATCCCTGTCGAACTTggccgcgaggtcctcgctGTCGAGCTCGGGGAGGTGGCACAGatcctcgggctcgagcCTACGGATGTGTCCGGTGCTGATCAGCGGGGTGACTTGCGTGAAGAACACCTGCTGCAGTGGGCTGGGAGGTACCCTCCATCGCACGGGATCGGCGAAGCGGTTGGCCGCCACGATGGGGGCGGGATCGGACGTGCCCGATACgatgcccgccgcggccttcATGGCGGTGTCCTTCTCCCCGGGGACAATCGCGAGAGAGACATCCGCGGTGGCCACCTCGGCCTTGCCGTCCTTGGAGGTCATCGTCACCGCTGCGCTACGACCTTGTCTGGCGCAACCGCCGGGAAGACGTGGGAGAAAAAGTTGCGAGACGATGAGCggctcgcggtggagcggGGCCGGGCGATGACGTGGCGCGGCCTGAGAGATCTTCAGAAAACACTTGGCAGAAAAAGCCGAGGCTACGTTTTCGGTTCCCTCTTCGACCCTTCCGATAGAACTAATGAGCTGCGCCGCTCgtgtcgcgtcgctcgcgacccgcccttcgcgcgggtcgcgcccgggtcgcgcccgggtcgcgccaccgcgcgctgccgcctcctcggccgtcccctcggcgccgagcaccaAGACAAGTGAACATCCTCTCTCCAACATTTCCATCCTCGATGCCGACGGTCGCCCTTGCCAGCCGTGGAACTCCGACAAGACCGTGGTCGTCTCGTTCCTTCGTCACTTCGGGTGAGTGTTTTGCTGGGAGCATGCCTCTGAGCTTGCTAAGCTCAAGCCTCAGTTTGATGAGGCGGGTGTGCTCCTGGCGGTGGTGGCTGTAGGCACGCCGGAGGGTGCGCAGGCCTTCTCCAAGGCACTGCCATTTCCGAAGGAGTGCCTCTTCGTTGATCCGGATCGCAAGGCTTACAGCGCACTCAACTTCCATGGCGATCTCGACGGTAGCGAGGGCTTGTTTTTTGATCCCAAGGTGATGGAGGGAGTCAAGCGGCTGTTCTTCACCAAGGTCACGGGGGAACGCATCAAGGAGCGAGGCTTGATGGAACCGGAGGGCAGGGCGAAGATGAAGGAAGTCATGAAGAACTTCGTGATGATCGCGCCGCCCCAGCCGCGGGATGCGGTGCAGCAGGGCGGCACCGCGGTGTTCAAGGGTAATAGCCTGGTGTACCTGCGTGCGGATGAGGCCACCGCGGATCACGCGCCTGTCTCCGAGGTGATGGCCGCGGCTGAGTGCCCTGAATGTACGATCTAAAATCATTTTCTGGCAACGGACAACAGCTCCGGTCAATCCGACGGCTGGAACTGGTCGAggtgacgtccgcgcggcacaagctcgccaccgcgcgagaCCGATAAGACGACCATTCCAAACGACGGGGCCGTGAGTATCATCCGATGCACGCGTAGACGCTTAGACATGTTAAACAAACACAGCTCGCATTTTTGTCGTTACATCAACACAAATCATCGAGGGCCGGATGCCGCCCCTCGTCGCCTGACTCGCAGCCTGAGCGGCTCCGGGAAAGACATCAGACCCGCCGCATATGCGATGGgcagctcgccgtcgttccgagcgatcgcgtccctcgtctccgccgccagctctACGTCCCAATCGGCCAGGATGTGAGCCGCCAAAACCTTGCCCTCGAGCATCGCAAACCGCGAGCCCAGACACACCCTCGGTCCGCCTCCGAACGGCATGTACGCGTCGAGAgaatcgccgcgctcgcgagcctcCTCGAAACGGCTCGGCCTGAACCGCTtcacgtcctcctcgtccccacCCCAGTGTCGAGCCAGCCGACCGAGGACGTATGGGGACACCCACATCCCGGAGCCCTCGGGAATCCGGACCTCTCTCCCCGGTCCCTTGGTGAACACTCCGCCGGttccctcctccgccttgcgcACGACGATGAGCACCGCCGGGTACAGTCGCATCGTCTCCttcatcgcgtcgtccagcttcaccagcgcgttcgcgtccgccaccgaGCTCGGCAGCCGCCCCCCGTTGTTTCGCCTGAACTCGTCCACCTCCCCGGTGACGGAGGCCCTCACCTCggggtgcgacgcgagcaggCACATCATgcacgccaccgtcgcggcggtggtgtcgTGACCCGCGACCATCATCTCCGTCAGGGTGAGGTTCACGTCGTCACgagtgagcgccgcgccggtggctgGGTCCCTCGCGGTTAACAGCGCGGTGAGCAAGTccctgggcgccgcggcggcgccgtcgcgggcgatggccgcccgacgcgcgtccgcgcgctcgtcgaagTGCGCGCGCAGACGCCTCCTGTGCGtgtccctcctcgccctctcgGGGGTCTCGAACCTCTGGTAGAGGGTGAGGAAGTCGTTGAGCAGATCCTGATTGGCGACGTTAAACTCGCGAAAGGATCGggccagcgccaccgcgttcctctcgccgtcgatgacgtccagTTGTTCGGAGAAGAGCGCCTCGTGGATGACCTCGAGCGTGACCGCCTGTGACGCGTCGCTGATGTCCACCTCGGTCGCGttccgtccgtcgccgctcgcgctcgcgtcgcgaaccCACCGcgtgacgagcgcctcggatCGCTCGGCAACCTTACCCGCCAGCctgtcgagcgcgccgccgttgacgGTCGCGGTGCCCATCTTGCGGTACGCCATCCACTGCTCGCCGGAGGTGTTCACGAACGCGGCCTGGTCCTCGCGGAAGAACTTGGCCATCGCGCTGACGCCTCGGTCCGGAAACGAGTCGGAGCGCTCGAACATGAGTTCCCTCGCGAGCTTCGGATCGGTGAGGTGGAGGATGGTCTGCGACAGCATCTTGACCTCGTGGAccccgtccgcgacgccgtagGTCTCGGCCCACTCGAGCAGCTGTCGGTGACCTCCCTGGGCGATATCGAGAGTGTTGCCGGCGACGGGAAGCGTGGGAGGCCTCTCGTGCGTGGGCGCATCCTCGTCGAAGAGGCCGATGAACGAGttgacgtcctcctcgagcttcttggccgcggcgccgaggaggatccCGGGcaggtcgtccgcgcgggacgctcgcggcgcgctcacgCGCTCACGCGGCGCGTGACGCATCCGTctcggaggacgacgcgcgacggcgaccggaccgacggcgttggcgacgagAGCGCTCATCGTCACGACGTGGCACAAAATTGTGCTTTGCGGTCCTGCGACGGACTGGACATGTTTGAGGGTTGGGAGGCGCGCAGCtcgaagacgcgcgcgcggtgcgacgaAACGACCGACGCGATCGCACGATGACGGACGAGCGGAAGATCCCGGTCCTGCGCGTCACTCCCGCGGAGGCCaagcgcgcgctgctcgtgctcgcgggTGTCGTCGCGTGGTGGTGCGCGTCGTGGCTGGCCATCGGCCCATCCATGGAACCCCGCGGTCCCGTCTTCGCCGTGTACGTCCTGCTCTTCGTCGCCACCTTCGCGGGCCACTACGTCGCGCGGTTCCCGCCCCTACCCCCGCTGCTCGGtcagctcgtcgccggattCGTCATGCGCAACGTCCCGGGGCTGAGCGAGGCAgtcggcgaggcggtggacgcgcggtgcTCATCCGCGATGCGCACAGCCGCGCTCGGGGTCAtcctcgtgcgcgcgggtctctccctggacgtcgcggcggtttACCGCCTGAGATGGCCCGCCGCCAGGCTCGCGTTCGGTCCCTCCACTGCCGAGGCGCTCACCGTCGCCTTGctcgccaagcccgcgcTGAACCTGCCGTGGACCTACTGCGCAGTCTTGGGGTACCTGTTTGCCGCGATATCCCCGGCGGTG from the Micromonas commoda chromosome 8, complete sequence genome contains:
- a CDS encoding predicted protein codes for the protein MSALVANAVGPVAVARRPPRRMRHAPRERVSAPRASRADDLPGILLGAAAKKLEEDVNSFIGLFDEDAPTHERPPTLPVAGNTLDIAQGGHRQLLEWAETYGVADGVHEVKMLSQTILHLTDPKLARELMFERSDSFPDRGVSAMAKFFREDQAAFVNTSGEQWMAYRKMGTATVNGGALDRLAGKVAERSEALVTRWVRDASASGDGRNATEVDISDASQAVTLEVIHEALFSEQLDVIDGERNAVALARSFREFNVANQDLLNDFLTLYQRFETPERARRDTHRRRLRAHFDERADARRAAIARDGAAAAPRDLLTALLTARDPATGAALTRDDVNLTLTEMMVAGHDTTAATVACMMCLLASHPEVRASVTGEVDEFRRNNGGRLPSSVADANALVKLDDAMKETMRLYPAVLIVVRKAEEGTGGVFTKGPGREVRIPEGSGMWVSPYVLGRLARHWGGDEEDVKRFRPSRFEEARERGDSLDAYMPFGGGPRVCLGSRFAMLEGKVLAAHILADWDVELAAETRDAIARNDGELPIAYAAGLMSFPEPLRLRVRRRGAASGPR
- a CDS encoding ATP-binding cassette superfamily (multispecific organic anion/multidrug (ABCC/MRP-type)) gives rise to the protein MKAAAGIVSGTSDPAPIVAANRFADPVRWRVPPSPLQQVFFTQVTPLISTGHIRRLEPEDLCHLPELDSEDLAAKFDRDWAEERRRRPDKPSLVRACLVGSGPTLIYTGILYVIAQATLFSGPVLLRLIVEALECRAAGGASCPSNQDLYYYAMFLTLAGVVQNLCQAQQDYTMQRLGVRVRNRLMCALYRKVLRLSPLGLQEETTGKIVTLMSNDVNKLQDVFQLLHNIWGAPIFIIAAFAMLYDVIQWSTFIGFLCIIVAAPFTFMVAKTLFSIRLKLLKTAEGRINILSEVINGMRVIKYYAWEKSFKERAQEIRNKEVKLIWASQKVGALFGVALFSTPVFIAVCSLGSYSLAGNTLTASTAYTALALFNMLRFPLILVPFLLTNLLNALSAVQRLGAFLLQDENEKVEPDMSEPGRVRVAAGDFKWPAEPEQPPFELTGVDLDLAPGSLTMVIGRVGCGKSTLLSALNKFVPQTTGDMKVSGRVAYVAQQAWILNSTVKDNILFGQPYDEEKYRKCLCVSQLEADLEILPARDMTMIGERGVTLSGGQKQRVSIARAVYAAADVYLLDDPLSAVDNHVGAALFEQVLGASGVLRKSTRLLVTNALQYLPKADKIVVLEEGKVAEIGTYDELMRKGLDFANLMAAHGIEDEGEDADGKRASTDGRKSMDAGRKSVDGRKSVDGRKPMAEEKPKGPPGAKKDDMSAEEERSVGNVGSRVYLALFNATGTKMSIPLVAFLFTMEYGSKAFLDYWLSWWAADHWGWESNQYLGVYFAIFLFNGIAIFFRSIVLYFFLVRAAKNMHDQLLNRVIKFPMSFFDTTPSGRVINRFSRDTETIDTILPGIIIQFLGCITSIVTTLAIVSVATGWFTLALPFIMFVYIALQRFYIPACRELQRIESISRSPIYSGLGEAVNGVETIRAFRQEAHFITLADGLIQHNADAFVTQKLAAAWLTTRLRFLGTVIVACTAFLVIQGKVGPGVAGLCLVYALDVTKYLEHGTNMASELETKMNAVERVVEYLDKPLESDHETAPKVIQALPTAWPRKGKLVVTGLNMRYRPGLPLVLKDLTFTALAGEKLGVCGRTGSGKSSLFVALFRIVEPASGTVSIDGVDVSTLGLHLLRSKMAMIPQDPFMFAGTIRTNLDPFDEHPEVALWEVLGKVGLRGMVEDAAKKLDYEVVDNGANFSLGQRQLLCMGRALLRNSKVLMMDEATASVDMDSDALIQRTVRDAFADCTVLTIAHRLNTIMDSDKVAFLEAGALAEFGEPADLLKDKTGLFTKLVEQSGKKNSEHLIGLSNAAKERRQSAQNLREVQEAAEEAHHEGSP
- a CDS encoding predicted protein, with the translated sequence MTWRGLRDLQKTLGRKSRGYVFVFCWEHASELAKLKPQFDEAGVLLAVVAVGTPEGAQAFSKALPFPKECLFVDPDRKAYSALNFHGDLDGSEGLFFDPKVMEGVKRLFFTKVTGERIKERGLMEPEGRAKMKEVMKNFVMIAPPQPRDAVQQGGTAVFKGNSLVYLRADEATADHAPVSEVMAAAECPECTI